Proteins co-encoded in one Plasmodium reichenowi strain SY57 chromosome 10, whole genome shotgun sequence genomic window:
- a CDS encoding tryptophan-rich antigen 3, whose protein sequence is MQINPLEKSSLVQTRIFPPKPTIFSLEKNDDFLNTHNEGFLILSYCFAISLFMYIVLKNLYYLHIFKRTRIKIIESLNNDDNVENEIEEMKRVKNLIMEQVIHELMRKSIISKRRTRKDIETDFSHNVRNEDMNLKENEIEMTQVETLKHLIHNNLLTEFHDTKEKNFEYFIKFLQQLMILEKNEKEFSNNILVKDLMDYIINIGKKEIQKSNAQLSQNYSQNYIPSNENDIYIFKIQIIKELLKNNIIITHSNDGKQLDDETITKILEESLMSQANIVEYFYIEMIKKILGNDYNELNNISYTHDDLYLQKYEKELIKKKLSQYAYKNMNTKQNNKYEQDKTVNKHIHKNQIEQNQNTTNLIEKEEKSEKNNKFDNNRMIQNNISVQNETNDEFIKNIIQHKEEILKNHEKVNKNEEIENMNQHKKEECNYNDKKKVKEHSKKPRKNFKRKCMKKRDIRHLYQIDKLQDKILKNLMGQDSIESDSKNKDKQQLEEQKSDIQNEKLNTSNEQEETRKTNSEHKQNEVNIDQNNMKLNIYNLNNQDIQNHYDKNVKEKLEEENILSNNIIKQEGSMASEGSYSSYESIYPDGSIGSEGSYSSYESIYPDGSIAAEGSYSSYDSIYPNGSMDAEGSYSSYDSINPEESVTPEGNNSTCETIKEEDNMTSQNNYSSNGSYNSEEYKDNMDKIKMYDEIIQNGLIDRINKPRTFEEKIEKCRHYSILKNKENRTYLSNWNNEKIDIKEFQNKSEEELEQWKNKQWEDWKVYLEEQWSVWLEISENDKIEWLEDKEREFRGYVKDIYDSWFKWLKKMKSELSGEQKPWMTWNEQEWQTFFETRYNKQFLDEWDVTLRYMDKILNIRKFTLWNKWKGKKLTQWLMQDWKLIEDDEWEKWEEDKSWLKRFNMKKKNEWKKWRNRIFKEYIEWKEWIYYKGQSANVLDLSYWEEWKEDKRNELKEWLDALTKQWILQGKWKELVKNQE, encoded by the exons ATGCAAATTAATCCATTGGAAAAATCATCCCTTGTCCAAACCAGAATTTTCCCACCAAAACCTACAATTTTTAGTctagaaaaaaatgatgatttcttaaatacacataatgaaggctttttaattttatccTATTGTTTTGCCATATCCCTCTTTATGTATATTGTTCTTAAaaatttgtattatttg CACATTTTTAAGAGGACACGAATAAAAATCATAGAatcattaaataatgatgacAATGTAGAAAATGAGATAGAAGAAATGAAAAGagtaaaaaatttaattatgGAACAAGTAATACATGAATTAATGAGAAAAAGTATTATTTCAAAAAGAAGGACAAGAAAAGATATAGAAACTGATTTCTCACATAATGTGAGAAATGAAGATATGAActtaaaagaaaatgaaatagAAATGACTCAAGTAGAAACCTTAAAACatttaatacataataatttattaacGGAATTTCATGAcacaaaagaaaaaaattttgaatattttataaaattctTACAACAACTTATgatattagaaaaaaatgaaaaagaattttCTAACAATATATTAGTAAAAGATTTAATggattatataataaatatagggaaaaaagaaatacaAAAATCAAATGCACAATTGTCTCAAAATTATTcacaaaattatataccttcaaatgaaaatgacatatatatatttaaaattcagattataaaagaattattaaaaaataatattatcattacaCATTCAAATGATGGAAAACAATTGGACGATGAAAcaataacaaaaatattagaaGAAAGTTTAATGTCACAAGCAAATATAGTcgaatatttttatatagaaatgataaaaaaaatattagggaatgattataatgaaCTAAACAATATAAGTTATACTCATGATGATTTgtatttacaaaaatatgaaaaagaattaatcaaaaaaaaattatcacaatatgcatataaaaatatgaatacaaaacaaaataataaatatgaacaagATAAAACAGTCaataaacatatacataaaaatcAAATTGAACAAAATCAAAATACAACAAATTtaatagaaaaagaagagaaatctgaaaaaaataataaattcgACAATAATAGAATgatacaaaataatatatccGTACAAAATGAAACCAATGATGAAtttatcaaaaatataatacaacATAAGGAGGAAATCTTAAAGAATCATgaaaaagtaaataaaaatgaagaaatagAAAACATGAATCaacataaaaaagaagaatgcaattataatgataaaaaaaaggtaaAGGAACATTCAAAAAAACCACgtaaaaattttaaaagaaaatgtatgaaaaaaagagaTATAAGACATTTGTATCAAATTGACAAATTGCAagataaaattttaaaaaatttaatgGGACAAGATTCTATTGAATCAGACTCTAAAAACAAAGATAAACAACAATTAGAAGAACAAAAAAGTGatatacaaaatgaaaaattaaatacaTCAAACGAACAAGAGGAAACAAGAAAAACAAACAGTGAACATAAACAAAACGAAGTAAACATCGAccaaaataatatgaagttaaatatatataatttaaataatcaAGACATACAAAATcattatgataaaaatgttaaggaaaaattagaagaagaaaatattttatcaaataatattataaaacaaGAAGGAAGTATGGCGTCCGAAGGTAGCTATTCATCCTATGAATCTATATATCCAGATGGAAGTATTGGGTCCGAAGGTAGCTATTCATCCTATGAATCTATATATCCAGATGGAAGTATAGCTGCAGAAGGTAGCTATTCATCATATGATTCTATATATCCGAATGGAAGTATGGATGCAGAAGGTAGCTATTCATCATATGATTCTATAAATCCAGAGGAAAGTGTAACTCCTGAAGGTAACAATTCAACATGTGAAActataaaagaagaagataatatgacatcacaaaataattattcatCAAATGGAAGTTATAATAGTGAAGAATATAAAGACAATATggataaaattaaaatgtatgatgaaataatacaaaatgGATTAATAGatagaataaataaacCTAGAACTTTTGAAGAGAAAATTGAAAAATGTAGACATTATAGTatcttaaaaaataaagaaaatagaacatatttatcaaattggaataatgaaaaaatcGATATAAAGGAATTTCAAAATAAATCAGAAGAAGAATTAGAACAATggaaaaataaacaatGGGAAGATTGGAAAGTTTATTTGGAAGAACAATGGAGCGTGTGGCTAGAAATAAGtgaaaatgataaaatcGAATGGTTGGAAGACAAAGAAAGAGAATTCAGAGGTTACGTAAAAGATATTTATGATAGCTGGTTTAAATggttaaaaaaaatgaaaagtGAACTTAGCGGTGAACAAAAACCATGGATGACATGGAATGAACAAGAATGGCAAACATTTTTTGAAACAAGATATAATAAGCAATTTTTAGATGAATGGGATGTTACGTTAAGATATATGgataaaattttaaatataagaaaGTTTACATTATGGAATAAATGGAAAGGAAAAAAACTCACACAATGGTTAATGCAAGATTGGAAACTTATAGAAGATGATGAATGGGAAAAATGGGAAGAAGATAAAAGTTGGTTAAAACGttttaatatgaaaaaaaaaaatgaatggAAAAAATGGAGAAACAGaatttttaaagaatatattgAATGGAAAGAAtggatatattataaaggCCAAAGTGCTAATGTTTTAGATTTGAGCTATTGGGAAGAATGGAAAGAAGACAAAAGAAACGAATTAAAGGAATGGCTTGACGCATTGACAAAACAATGGATACTTCAAGGAAAATGGAAGGAATTAGTTAAAAACCAagaataa
- a CDS encoding hypothetical protein (conserved Plasmodium protein, unknown function): MSSALRTILIASFFYYFSFYKFSPGAIIKNVDFQITYDELSRNLYIHSSGKGKCISHNYYINDKCKIINTSKKTNENNKAQCLYNQKCLTIAKYIFQHTGIEVVTEDIFLQPFVINNKLNILQKEKCNKEVYINDKIKCLCCINDVVKNIQGNQDEKIKENVTYQYNQCKCLLNYQDIYGDAKFFNKCENFECNNGLCTIQANGQPFCSCFENYYFEKKSNTCKKHEQNVQYIHHINSNRDTIENTEDDARNIVSIKNNPPNYNNSHNYNNANNIIHNIEDLEQHNKSSNIAPNANTIISQRNYNTCPLNQIKNKKGICETIINYEETVCLRIDCSISTNEFQCFCTNVNGEHIKTDTFDVSYINICTLNNINCNNGICNNILIKDELGCICDENYIYDYDLKVCLSYSTNIFLSVFILCMLYAIIFLIL, encoded by the coding sequence ATGTCTTCAGCACTCAGGACGATATTAATCGCTTCCTTCTTTTActatttttcattttataaattttccCCTGGGgcaataataaaaaatgtagatTTTCAAATTACTTATGATGAACTATCAAGAAATTTATACATTCATAGTTCAGGTAAAGGAAAGTGCATCAgtcataattattacataaatgATAAGtgtaaaattattaacACTTCTAAAAAGacaaatgaaaataataaagcACAATGTCTATATAACCAAAAATGTTTAACAATAgcaaaatatattttccaaCATACTGGAATAGAAGTAGTAACTGAAGATATATTTCTCCAACCATTTGTTATAAACAACaaattgaatatattacaaaaggaaaaatgtaataaggaagtatatataaatgataaaataaaatgtttatGTTGTATAAATGATgttgtaaaaaatattcaagGAAATCaagatgaaaaaataaaagaaaatgtaaCATACCAATACAACCAATGTAAATGCttattaaattatcaaGATATATATGGAGATGCAAAATTTTTCAATAAATGCGAAAATTTCGAATGTAATAATGGTTTGTGTACAATTCAAGCAAATGGACAACCTTTCTGTTCATGTTttgaaaattattattttgaaaaaaaaagtaatacTTGCAAAAAGCATGAGCAAAATGTACaatatattcatcatataaataGCAATAGAGATACTATAGAAAACACAGAAGATGATGCACGAAATATTGTATCCATTAAGAATAATCCTCCAAATTATAACAATAGTCacaattataataatgctaacaatattatacataatatagAAGATTTAGAACAACATAATAAATCTAGTAATATCGCACCCAATGCAAATACCATAATATCTCAGAGGAACTATAACACTTGTCCATTgaatcaaataaaaaataaaaaaggaatatgcgaaacaataataaattatgaaGAAACTGTTTGTCTCAGAATTGATTGTTCAATTTCTACTAATGAATTTCAATGTTTCTGTACTAATGTAAATGGTGAACACATTAAGACAGACACATTCGATGTCtcttatataaatatttgtaCTCTTAATAACATTAATTGTAATAATGgtatatgtaataatattttaataaaagatGAATTAGGATGTATTTGTgatgaaaattatatatatgattatgaTTTGAAGGTTTGTCTTAGTTATAGCACAAATATCTTTTTAAGTGTATTCATTCTTTGTATGTTATATGCTATCATATTCTTAATTCTATAA